Proteins encoded together in one Impatiens glandulifera chromosome 1, dImpGla2.1, whole genome shotgun sequence window:
- the LOC124919830 gene encoding VIN3-like protein 2: MDPNQLNLQEKLSLVYQVSKQTEEAAHKVLSYMTRADLAEILWAQTGLKRKYAGYTKHKLINRLLKLVNNKNHFNKSSSISNAFDRRKLLEHHEQQQQIVSSSQGNNNSTTTGVQQQSSLCRNLGCKAELVLQPPDETFCTICHRCCDHNNEDPSLWLVCESVPDHPHDGQSCGLSCHLECALENERMSNAGSLIELEKGFQCVSCGKNNNNGLIRSLHRQLLAAKEARRVHALSSHLKLSCQLVEGTEHYKELQKTVQLAAKTLENEVGPLQEAHKQMDFRIIGRLSCAADVQKLCLSALGIFDLLPIETRSNGLKQKERAACMISFEELLPTSVTIILDYEDYLLEEFLGCRLWHRKSRFKDYPKDATFVVLKPEKRFKLFGLDPSTKYFCKVSFFSDNRTLGIWEAKWDTPASRSSVSISEEPKGDKSINNISCGLSETCPPGKTSNDHHEKDKIIALTLSSKVSGMHNTSLITPTESNHQPTMEGGKKHVKESEYDYSVRIIRWMEKEGHVNLNFRVKFLTWFSLKATAGERRVVNVFVDTLADDPPSLVAQLLDAFSDQISDNPLKPGFCYRLWH, encoded by the exons ATGGATCCTAATCAGCTAAATTTGCAAGAGAAACTAAGCCTAGTCTATCAAGTTTCCAAGCAAACTGAAGAGGCGGCGCATAAGGTCCTTAGCTACATGACCCGTGCAGACCTTGCCGAAATTCTATGGGCTCAAACGGGTTTAAAGAGAAAGTATGCCGGATATACAAAGCATAAACTCATTAATCGCCTCCTCAAGCTGGTCAATAACAAAAATCACTTCAACAAGTCATCATCTATTTCCAATGCCTTTGACAGGAGGAAGCTGCTAGAGCACCATGAACAGCAACAACAAATCGTCTCATCATCACAAGGCAACAACAACAGTACTACAACTGGAGTACAACAACAGTCCTCTCTGTGCCGGAACCTTGGGTGTAAGGCTGAATTAGTACTGCAGCCTCCGGATGAAACTTTCTGCACCATCTGCCACCGTTGCTGCGATCACAACAACGAGGATCCCAGCCTATGGCTAGTCTGTGAGTCTGTTCCTGATCATCCTCACGACGGGCAGTCTTGCGGCCTTTCATGCCACCTTGAATGCGCCTTGGAGAATGAAAGAATGTCCAATGCTGGTTCCCTCATAGAGCTGGAAAAAGGTTTCCAATGTGTTTCCTGTGGAAAAAACAACAATAATGGACTCATCag GAGCTTGCATAGGCAACTGTTGGCTGCAAAAGAGGCAAGAAGAGTTCACGCTCTGAGCTCACATCTCAAGCTGAGTTGCCAACTAGTTGAAGGAACTGAACATTACAAGGAGCTACAAAAGACTGTCCAACTTGCAGCCAAGACACTTGAGAATGAGGTAGGGCCTCTTCAGGAGGCACACAAACAAATGGATTTTCGGATTATTGGTAGACTTTCCTGTGCTGCAGATGTGCAGAAGTTATGTTTGTCTGCCTTGGGAATCTTCGATTTGTTGCCTATTGAGACTAGGTCCAACGGCTTGAAACAGAAAGAAAGAGCGG CATGCATGATCAGCTTTGAAGAACTATTACCGACCTCTGTAACAATTATTCTGGATTACGAAGACTATCTCCTAGAAGAGTTTTTGGGTTGCAGGTTATGGCATAGAAAATCGAGATTTAAAGATTATCCCAAAGATGCCACATTTGTTGTGCTCAAGCCAGAGAAGAGATTCAAGCTTTTTGGCCTTGATCCTTCCACCAAATATTTCTGCAAGGTTTCATTTTTTAGCGACAACCGAACTCTTGGAATTTGGGAAGCCAAATGGGATACACCGGCATCAAGGAGCAGCGTCTCTATATCTGAAGAACCAAAAGGAGACAAgagtattaataatattagttgTGGTTTGTCTGAAACTTGTCCGCCAGGAAAAACATCCAATGATCATCATGAAAAAGACAAGATAATTGCATTGACTCTTTCGTCCAAGGTATCCGGCATGCATAATACGTCCTTGATCACACCTACTGAATCCAACCACCAGCCAACAATGGAGGGTGGAAAAAAGCATGTGAAGGAGAGTGAGTATGACTACTCTGTGAGGATAATAAGATGGATGGAGAAAGAAGGACACGTTAATCTAAATTTCCGGGTGAAGTTCCTCACTTGGTTCAGCCTGAAAGCAACTGCGGGGGAGAGAAGAGTGGTGAATGTTTTTGTGGACACCCTGGCCGATGATCCTCCAAGTTT